One Fusarium poae strain DAOMC 252244 chromosome 4, whole genome shotgun sequence DNA window includes the following coding sequences:
- a CDS encoding hypothetical protein (BUSCO:3141at5125), with amino-acid sequence MLGRLLHLGSGGPSATPAQANTKTSRPVSSLESVQEDIFTRNLLFPDAHALYQHRNDQVFPLSTTPTTPATSTANAFDYSGDVDLDVRDVRVIIMQDALGPSNASLLFDSHPAPPLSPTERAPPSPELRRSSISQRKSSLGGISRPLVIQPEGPQPSPRQGAFDRRASLQGRRDSQVESDGQKASREYREELATFSSCIFGNSELSSYKGTSTKVHVVPSESRPADPSSSIIGDGRSSIGRSSARSSRLSQSFSSQAFSPTNAAAPNHTSTHRPTEKKKVLITRLFPVNLPIDDPETSVSPLNNWSDENSGFPFPTTSDESVPKKKKPQVKQRRTPMYAVVLVVQLPATNTTSNRVSTAQSKSAQRESSSYNDQENFFPSSFSSARPSGWTMVGSGNGDGADSTYTADMEDRIDSLTRHWDIIMRTLTHLQSVVATILATMLRQVDLASPGPTPGAGASSAASVKGGRAASFSEQRRNEVPRIKPPKSTTKLVHLWPNCLADDTNIAGEVDASRHRIVMGLSAARVVTGQGRWGIWRDEARWTSKWVSGTDQQNQFFYNLLTGFLSTHTDWLQALCPPSYRRRLYLQQKNRNEEDLSLPARTIIVSDDKMVARRLIFLLSAFLPANSQFPMPRAHRPSTSTSIGTYSNSPPTFVIPVLREESLRRKINRRTGLRRASHSRTTSQSARASAVPAQLAHLTMDRNHERRVSDAASIRPPNFAMFGNDIVSRKSSAATTTTIMPETTIPHFSTAQRVESQRRPRPSSSGSVATDDLKRSLKRGESTGAMSTTSTDSRSQSSRWGSVISGLWSTRRRDSTTYSTYSGYDPKSPVKASFHRTDKLSQMVEEATLVDDTDVPPPSTRPATDSLRGTGTPRECKGHSREPSIRPDRTPDPTGAFESPVKTSINADDGVIDVDISFPDYMTTFESAISSPSSSGYLSTPGLQNGLESFEQASRLCIDGDLPLNAAGWLNRYHPDFALQAIPPQEDLIEQIKASLQAEPTPPPAYPILGDLNERWVDISSVMIADTTNNSITRLRYRRLVKPRAPADHRPLTGPPGLSTSYGGLLTPSILPYETQLEEEWIEEPVLCPDETLTDAVERVISLSQDTSKDHSLASSQTHSDARMSTEAEEPLSITAPATPALAPAPLEIPRVQCKTVVLSALEDSIREVIDIREKRHLETNHLRNGRSRGPLHDAISMWLDNLDITDG; translated from the coding sequence ATGCTCGGCCGGCTCTTGCACTTGGGCTCTGGCGGCCCCTCAGCCACGCCTGCTCAGGCCAACACAAAGACGTCGAGACCTGTATCCTCGCTTGAATCTGTTCAAGAGGACATTTTTACTCGAAACCTGCTCTTTCCAGACGCTCATGCCTTGTACCAACATCGCAATGATCAAGTTTTTCCTCTATCAACTACTCCTACCACCCCCGCTACCTCCACAGCAAATGCTTTCGACTATAGTGGTGATGTCGACTTGGACGTGCGCGATGTTCGCGTTATCATAATGCAGGACGCCCTAGGTCCTTCCAATGCCTCACTACTTTTTGACAGCCACCCCGCTCCACCACTATCACCCACGGAGCGCGCCCCCCCGTCTCCGGAGCTCCGTCGATCATCAATTTCACAACGGAAAAGTAGTCTTGGCGGAATATCACGTCCCCTGGTTATCCAGCCCGAAGGCCCCCAGCCTTCCCCTCGACAAGGCGCTTTTGATCGCCGGGCTTCACTGCAGGGGCGCCGGGATAGTCAAGTCGAGTCAGACGGACAGAAAGCATCACGCGAGTATCGCGAGGAACTTGCGACTTTTTCCAGCTGCATCTTTGGAAACTCCGAGTTGTCGTCCTACAAGGGAACATCGACTAAAGTCCATGTTGTACCGAGCGAGTCACGCCCTGCTGACCCATCCAGTAGCATTATTGGCGATGGTAGAAGCTCTATTGGACGTTCTAGTGCCCGCTCCAGTCGATTATCCCAATCTTTCTCCTCGCAAGCCTTCTCCCCTACAAACGCTGCAGCTCCTAACCATACTTCTACACATCGCCCcactgagaagaagaaggttctGATAACTCGCTTATTTCCTGTCAATCTCCCTATCGATGACCCAGAAACCAGCGTGTCGCCCTTGAATAACTGGTCAGACGAGAACTCCGGCTTCCCATTCCCTACCACAAGCGATGAGTCTGTgcccaaaaagaagaaacccCAGGTCAAGCAACGGCGAACTCCTATGTACGCTGTCGTCCTAGTTGTTCAACTGCCTGCCACAAACACCACTTCAAACCGCGTGTCTACCGCCCAATCCAAATCTGCACAGCGTGAATCAAGCTCCTATAATGATCAGGAGAACTTCTTTCCATCGTCTTTTAGCTCAGCTCGGCCTTCAGGATGGACCATGGTAGGATCTGGAAATGGAGATGGGGCAGACTCAACCTACACAGCCGACATGGAAGACAGAATCGATTCGCTTACTCGGCACTGGGATATCATCATGAGGACGCTAACCCATCTTCAGTCTGTGGTTGCCACAATTCTTGCAACAATGCTCAGACAAGTTGATCTGGCTTCTCCCGGACCCACCCCTGGAGCGGGTGCGTCCTCAGCAGCATCCGTCAAAGGTGGTCGAGCTGCATCGTTCTCTGAGCAGCGACGAAATGAAGTGCCCCGAATCAAGCCTCCAAAGAGCACCACCAAGCTCGTTCATCTCTGGCCCAACTGTCTTGCTGATGACACAAATATTGCCGGAGAAGTCGACGCGTCCAGACACAGAATTGTCATGGGATTGAGCGCAGCGAGAGTCGTGACTGGCCAAGGGCGTTGGGGAATTTGGCGCGATGAGGCACGCTGGACTTCTAAATGGGTTTCTGGAACGGACCAGCAGAATCAGTTCTTTTATAACCTCCTGACTGGCTTTCTGTCAACACACACAGACTGGCTACAGGCTCTGTGCCCTCCTTCCTACCGCAGAAGGCTTTATCTTCAGCAGAAGAACCGAAACGAAGAGGACCTGTCGCTACCAGCGCGAACAATCATAGTTTCTGATGACAAAATGGTTGCTCGACGCCTCATTTTTCTCCTATCTGCTTTCCTACCTGCCAACTCTCAATTCCCCATGCCTCGCGCCCATCGACCCAGCACTTCGACCTCGATTGGGACATATTCTAACTCGCCCCCTACCTTTGTCATCCCTGTTCTACGGGAAGAGTCCCTTCGTCGCAAGATTAATCGTCGCACAGGACTCCGTCGAGCTTCCCACTCCAGAACGACCAGCCAGAGCGCACGAGCCTCGGCTGTACCAGCGCAGCTGGCTCATCTGACCATGGATCGGAACCATGAAAGGCGTGTTTCAGACGCAGCCTCAATTCGGCCCCCGAATTTCGCAATGTTTGGGAACGATATTGTTAGCAGGAAGAGCAGTGCAGCGACAACCACAACTATCATGCCTGAGACAACCATTCCGCATTTCTCAACAGCCCAGCGAGTGGAATCGCAAAGACGACCTCGCCCTAGTAGCAGCGGAAGTGTCGCTACTGACGACTTGAAGCGCTCTTTGAAGCGAGGCGAAAGTACAGGTGCGATGAGTACTACCAGCACTGATTCTAGGAGTCAAAGTTCGCGCTGGGGAAGTGTCATCAGTGGCCTCTGGAGCACTCGACGCCGTGATTCGACCACATATAGCACGTACAGCGGATACGATCCTAAGTCTCCTGTCAAGGCCTCGTTCCACAGGACTGATAAGCTTTCTCAAATGGTTGAAGAGGCAACTCTCGTCGACGATACAGATGTTCCCCCGCCATCGACACGACCTGCTACCGATTCTCTACGAGGAACCGGCACCCCAAGAGAATGCAAAGGCCATAGCCGAGAGCCCTCCATCCGCCCGGATAGGACGCCCGATCCTACTGGTGCTTTCGAGTCGCCTGTCAAGACGTCCATCAATGCTGATGATGGTGTCATTGATGTAGACATTTCCTTTCCTGATTACATGACAACCTTTGAGTCTGCCATCAGTTCGCCCTCAAGCAGTGGGTACTTGTCTACCCCTGGTCTTCAGAACGGACTCGAATCATTTGAACAAGCATCGCGCTTATGCATCGATGGCGACCTTCCTCTCAATGCTGCTGGTTGGCTCAATCGCTACCATCCCGACTTTGCTCTGCAGGCGATCCCCCCTCAGGAGGACCTTATTGAGCAGATCAAAGCATCTCTCCAAGCCGAGCCCACCCCACCTCCTGCATACCCAATCTTGGGCGATCTCAACGAGCGTTGGGTGGACATCAGCAGCGTCATGATCGCTGATACTACCAACAATTCAATCACTCGACTTCGATACCGTCGATTGGTCAAGCCACGAGCGCCTGCTGATCATCGACCACTTACTGGCCCGCCAGGTCTTTCGACCTCTTATGGCGGACTTCTGACCCCCTCAATCCTCCCCTATGAGACgcagctggaggaggaatgGATTGAAGAGCCCGTCTTGTGCCCTGATGAGACCTTGACTGATGCTGTTGAAAGAGTCATTAGTTTGAGCCAGGACACCAGCAAGGATCATTCGCTGGCATCTTCTCAAACACACAGCGACGCTCGCATGAGCACGGAGGCTGAGGAGCCTCTTTCTATCACGGCTCCCGCCACACCAGCTTTAGCCCCAGCACCCCTTGAGATCCCTCGTGTCCAGTGCAAGACGGTTGTTCTTTCTGCACTCGAAGACAGTATTCGTGAAGTCATAGACATTCGTGAAAAGCGGCACTTGGAGACAAATCATCTCAGAAATGGTCGATCACGAGGTCCACTTCACGATGCCATTAGCATGTGGCTGGACAATCTCGATATTACCGACGGATGA
- a CDS encoding hypothetical protein (TransMembrane:5 (n9-20c24/25o40-58i78-98o118-137i205-229o241-259i)) yields MKISKKQKLILTIWLSFSFFAAELSVGFYTHSIALIADAFHYLSDLIGIVVALVALVLQDRAKPAPQQSTYGWQRATILGAFFNGVFLLALGVSILVQAVERFVSITRDDVHVQEPKWILIVGSAGLALNILVLSFLHEHDHGHGHQGHEQHSHCDGEQHHNTDLMAHDTTSACEAPLTSTTSSHHEHRHMSVAIKSPGRDLGMLGVFIHVLGDAINNVGVIIAAVIIWKVEGQGRYYADPAVGVFISLMILASAVPLIKNSGAILLQTAPRGINLEDIKHDIEKINGIESVHELHIWRLDQRKSVATAHIVVDDRTLEGFADKAKIIMECLHAYGVHSVTLQPELVASNPVTISDSGPESQATSADANHSAPTLRRPRGGEQDCQLTCGSLCDGLRCCTSI; encoded by the exons ATGAAAATCTCCAAGAAACAGAAGTTGATACTCACGATTTGGTTATCATTCTCATTCTTTGCTGCTGAACTATCGG TTGGTTTCTACACTCATTCCATTGCACTCATCGCCGACGCCTTTCACTAC CTTAGCGATCTCATCGGAATAGTCGTTGCCCTGGTTGCGCTGGTG TTGCAAGATCGAGCCAAACCAGCACCGCAGCAGTCCACGTACGGCTGGCAAAGAGCAACAATACTCGGCGCCTTTTTCAACGGCGTGTTTCTCTTGGCACTGGGTGTCAGTATACTAGTGCAGGCCGTTGAAAGATTCGTGAGCATTACTCGCGATG ATGTGCACGTTCAGGAGCCAAAATGGATTTTGATAGTCGGTAGTGCCGGTCTAGCCCTCAACATATTGGTTCTATCTTTCCTTCACG AACATGATCATGGACATGGCCACCAGGGACATGAGCAACACAGCCACTGTGATGGGGAGCAGCACCACAATACTGACTTGATGGCTCACGATACAACCAGTGCGTGCGAGGCCCCCTTAACATCT ACCACAAGCAGCCATCACGAACATAGGCATATGTCAGTGGCTATCAAGTCCCCAGGTAGAGACCTGGGAATGCTGGGCGTGTTTATCCACGTTTTAGGAGATGCCATCAACAACGTCGGCGTCATCATTGCAGCGGTCATCATTTGGAAGGTTGAAGGGCAAGGAAGATACTATGCAGACCCTGCAGTTGGAGTCTTTATCTCGCTCATGATTCTTGCCTCAGCCGTGCCACTCATCAAAAACAGCGGCGCCATTCTGTTGCAAACTGCACCGAGGGGAATCAATCTTGAAGACATCAAGCATGACATTGAAAAG ATAAATGGGATCGAGTCGGTACACGAACTACACATCTGGCGACTGGACCAGCGCAAATCTGTTGCCACTGCCCACATTGTCGTTGACGATAGAACCCTCGAGGGCTTTGCGGACAAGGCAAAGATCATCATGGAGTGTCTCCACGCGTACGGAGTTCACTCAGTAACACTACAGCCTGAACTCGTCGCCTCGAACCCCGTGACCATATCTGACAGCGGTCCGGAGTCTCAGGCAACATCGGCCGACGCCAATCACAGCGCACCCACACTTCGGCGGCCACGAGGAGGCGAACAAGACTGCCAATTGACTTGTGGAAGCTTGTGCGATGGGCTAAGGTGTTGCACGTCGATATGA
- a CDS encoding hypothetical protein (TransMembrane:2 (i177-198o254-276i)~BUSCO:26544at5125) produces MEFVTALRGTFDEQKPSLFEVLSEQQLNALLPPTLRYLLTIATHRHPRYLLRILNSFDEIYAGVMLLVERHYLRTRGGSFTEHFYGLKREKGLHAEVPRASMSSPDIVRETLKLTTRDVWKNLLVIIGIPYLKRKLDESYEVNAPRALLGAAYTRMPDNPTLRDRFLHYYRWFLRNIYPSVNAGYYFAMLAFNVAYLFDGSKYHNPLLWLIGTRIRRMSGADYKAIEALTQTPETGHTPGWRSLLNPREMGPRVLSSLSILLPTSIFALKFLEWWYQSDFAKQLSRKATETVDLPPPVISADGKGGSDKKKKDNKEESNEEGDATPSAEDAPIATPSLLPVYTVPFPSDSALCPICVDEIVTPTACQTGVVYCYTCIHKWIEGQHQKQEDFMETREGKWESGKGRCAVTGRRVLGGTEGLRRIMV; encoded by the coding sequence ATGGAGTTCGTCACAGCCCTCAGGGGCACCTTCGACGAGCAGAAGCCTTCGCTCTTCGAAGTTCTTTCCGAGCAACAGCTCAACGCCCTTCTCCCGCCGACCCTCCGCTATCTCCTCACCATCGCGACCCATCGACACCCACGATATCTCCTTAGAATACTAAACTCATTCGATGAAATATATGCTGGAGTGATGCTGCTCGTTGAGCGTCACTACTTGCGCACAAGAGGTGGTTCATTTACAGAGCACTTTTATGGCCTCAAGCGCGAAAAGGGCCTCCATGCCGAAGTCCCACGCGCGAGCATGTCATCGCCTGACATTGTCCGTGAAACCCTAAAACTCACAACCAGAGACGTGTGGAAGAATTTGCTTGTCATTATCGGCATCCCTTACCTGAAGCGAAAGCTCGACGAGAGCTACGAGGTGAATGCGCCAAGAGCGCTTCTCGGCGCGGCATACACGCGAATGCCTGATAACCCGACCCTTCGCGATCGATTCCTACACTATTACCGATGGTTCTTGAGGAACATATACCCAAGCGTGAATGCCGGCTACTACTTTGCCATGCTTGCCTTCAACGTGGCGTACCTGTTTGACGGAAGCAAATATCACAACCCTCTTCTGTGGCTCATAGGAACACGTATACGAAGAATGTCAGGGGCTGACTACAAGGCGATTGAAGCCTTGACGCAGACACCCGAGACAGGACACACGCCGGGATGGCGATCCTTGTTGAATCCCCGCGAAATGGGCCCTCGGGTCTTGTCAAGCTTGTCGATTTTGCTACCGACAAGTATCTTTGCGCTCAAGTTTTTAGAGTGGTGGTACCAGTCAGATTTCGCAAAGCAACTTTCGCGAAAAGCGACAGAGACTGTTGATTTACCCCCGCCCGTAATATCGGCAGATGGCAAGGGAGGGtccgataagaagaagaaagataaCAAGGAAGAATCCAATGAAGAGGGAGATGCGACCCCTTCAGCCGAGGATGCACCCATTGCCACCCCTTCGCTGCTCCCTGTCTATACGGTTCCCTTTCCCAGCGACTCGGCATTGTGTCCCATTTGCGTCGATGAGATTGTTACACCAACAGCCTGCCAAACCGGCGTGGTTTATTGCTATACGTGTATCCACAAATGGATCGAGGGCCAACATCAGAAGCAGGAGGATTTTATGGAGACGCGCGAGGGTAAGTGGGAGAGTGGCAAAGGGAGGTGCGCAGTCACAGGAAGAAGGGTTCTGGGCGGAACCGAAGGCCTAAGGCGGATAATGGTATAG